One genomic segment of Pedobacter endophyticus includes these proteins:
- a CDS encoding response regulator transcription factor: protein MKNLKIILAEDHAVVRHGIKRLIDEQDDMEVVAEASNGQQVLDFLSSGKTADIILSDVNMPELDGFELFNQIRLTHPDIRTVALSMLDSERQIKKCFIAGCLAYLTKSAEPHELIYALRSVGQGKKFLCSESVEKMIPLKYQEVENNGIDSAEFPEFTDREIEILDLIAKGFTNQEIADKIFLSKRTVEGHRQSLIDKSNSRNSAVLVHYAITHNLIT, encoded by the coding sequence ATGAAAAACCTTAAAATTATTCTTGCAGAGGACCATGCGGTGGTAAGGCATGGAATCAAAAGGCTGATCGATGAGCAGGATGACATGGAGGTGGTTGCCGAAGCGTCCAATGGACAACAGGTCCTTGATTTTCTTTCATCCGGCAAAACAGCTGATATTATTCTTTCAGATGTAAATATGCCGGAGCTCGATGGATTTGAATTGTTCAATCAAATAAGACTTACACATCCTGATATAAGAACTGTTGCCTTATCAATGCTGGATTCGGAGCGGCAGATAAAAAAATGCTTTATTGCAGGTTGCCTTGCATACCTCACCAAATCTGCAGAACCACATGAGCTGATCTACGCCCTGAGGTCTGTTGGACAGGGCAAAAAGTTTCTTTGCTCTGAATCGGTAGAAAAAATGATTCCGTTGAAATATCAGGAAGTCGAAAATAATGGGATTGATTCTGCCGAATTCCCGGAGTTTACTGACAGGGAAATCGAAATTCTGGACCTTATAGCTAAGGGATTTACCAATCAGGAAATCGCAGATAAGATCTTTTTGAGCAAAAGAACCGTTGAGGGACACCGTCAGAGCCTTATCGACAAAAGCAACTCCAGAAATAGTGCTGTTTTGGTTCATTACGCCATCACCCATAATCTAATTACTTAG
- a CDS encoding response regulator: MARILVLENDVGNAEVIELILREERHEVLNIQCTNLLAGAIDKFLPQLIIMDILLDNADGRVLCNNLKSDSKTSQIPILLITAMMESHALLITSRADCLMLKPFDYSLLTRKVNEMIN; the protein is encoded by the coding sequence ATGGCAAGAATCTTAGTGCTTGAAAATGATGTGGGTAATGCAGAAGTCATTGAACTGATTTTGCGCGAAGAGCGGCATGAAGTGCTGAACATACAATGCACGAATCTACTTGCCGGAGCAATCGATAAATTTTTACCACAGCTCATTATCATGGATATTTTGTTGGACAATGCTGATGGACGCGTGCTTTGCAACAATTTAAAATCAGACAGTAAGACCAGTCAAATACCCATCTTACTTATTACAGCGATGATGGAATCACATGCACTATTAATTACTTCCCGGGCAGACTGCCTTATGCTAAAGCCATTTGACTATAGCCTGCTGACCAGAAAAGTTAATGAAATGATAAATTAA